Genomic window (Flavobacteriales bacterium):
CGAGAACAAGGTGACCGATGCAGGCGACAAGACGCTCTACATGCGCGTGATAAGCCCCGATGGCAAGGTGCTCCCCACGAACGAGGGCAACAACCGCTTCAAGTTCAACGGCGTCGAAGGCGAGTACAGCGCCAAGCGCGATGTGAACTACCAGAACCAGCCGCTGGATGCCTGCGTTTTCTGGACAGGCGGTGAGGAGCTGCGCACGGGTCAGTACATCGTGGAGATCTACGAGGCCGGCTCGCTCGTGTCGAAGGCGAACTTCGACTTGAAGTAGCCTTAGAAGAATGCGCGGACCTGCGCCCCGCCCACATGGATCACGGGCGCGCCTTCGCTGCGCCGTCCGTTATATGTAAGGTCCACCTGCAGGTTGCCGCTGAGGTTGCGCTGCAGGCTCACGCTCCAGGTGCCGTTGGTGCCAGGCCGCAGTCCGCCCAGCATCTCATTGCCGAGCGCGCTGTTCACGGCGCCCTCGAATCGGATCTCCACCCAGTTCGCCGTCACCTGCAAGCTGCCCTTGCCCGCCGTGTTGTACCTGAACTCGAGACCGAGATCATGCGACTCGGCCTTCTCGCCGCCGAATTCCGCGCGGTTGCGCTTGCTGGTGGCCTTGTACGATGCCAGTGCGCGCACGCTGGTGTTCGGCTGCCAGGTGAGCCGTGGGCGCAGCGCGTCCTGTTCAATGGCCCATGAACGGCCCGAGAGCAGGTCCGAGGAATTGCCCGACCGGCCGCGCTCGCCCTCCGCATCGAGCGTCCATCTGCGGGTGATGTTGATCCGGGCGCGGACGGTGTTCGACTCGCGTGAGCGCGATTCGTATCCGTTCAGCAGGAGATTGCGCGAGCGGTCGCTCTGCCAGGTGTGATCCACGCTCCAGATCCGGCTGGCGCGGTCATAATACACGGTGTTGCGCACGTTGGAAGCGAAGGACGTGAGCAGTGTATCGGTGCGTTCTGGCGCGAATGGATCGAGCACCTTGAGCGGATCGGGGTTGGCCGAGCGGCGGTCAACGCGCATGGAGAACAGATCCGAGAATTTGCCGATGAGGCCCATCGGTCCCTTGGCATCGGCCCACTTCACGCCGGGCCGCAGGTCGAGCGATGCGCTGGATTGATTGCCGAAGCTCCTTACGTAGTCGTTGCTCGGCACGAACACGCGCAAGTAGTCCGCTTCATAAGCGAAGTTGGCCAGCTCGAACTCGTTCAGCTCCTTGATGCCGTTGCCGTTGTAATCGTTCCAGATGTACAGTCCCTGGCCAGCTGGAACCTGCACGTAGAGGTATTCGCGGCGCTGCTCGAGGCCGGAGCTGAATTCATTGAAGAGGTCCAGGATGGCCACGCCCTTCCACAGCGTGAGGTCGTAATCCACGCGGGCCAGGTAGGTGTCCTGCGGCTTCTGCGCAGTGAGCGTGCTGTCCACGATGCGAAGTGCGCGATACGTGCCGGTGGCGGCGAAGCGGTTGCGCGGATTCTTTGCCAGGTCCACGGTTGCGGAGTAGGCATCCGCGATTGTGCTGGTGCGCAGCGCGCCATCGCGCAGGGCATGGTCCGTTCGCCGGCCGGCAGAGGCCCGCCACTTGTTGCCTGCGGAGTCGGGCGATTGCACGAAGGCCTCAAGATCCTCGAAGGCATAGGATCCCGCTTGCAGTCCGGTGGTTGGTTCCGTAGTGAACCTGTTGCGCTCGTTCTCGCTCTTCAGGCCGATCGTGAGCGGCTTCAGCCTGTAGCGCGCCTGGCCCTTGTTGCGCACGAAGTCGCTGCTGCGGGAGGCGTCGGCGCGCAACCAGCTCGCCGTGCCCGTCAAGTCGAATCGCTTCCAATGGAGGTCGCTCTGCAGGTCGTGCTTCCATCCTGAGTAGAGGCCATCGGCCTGGAAGGTGCCGAAGCCGTACGACGCCCGGCCCAGCTTGCTGCCGCGCACGCCTACGGTGGCGCCAGCGATCAATTGGTCCGTGGCCAGGTCGAGGCCGAGGACATTCCAGTTGCGGTCGAATTCCACGGCGCGATAGCGTTCCACGAAGCGGAAGTGACGGCTCACGCTTTCCGCTTCGGCGCCCAGCACGAGATGGAGCGAGCTGTCGCTCCCGCTGATGGGGATCGCATGCGTTCCCTTCAGGAGCAGGCCGAAGCCATCGTCATCTGCGCGGTCAAGCGCGCTGAACGTGTTGGCATCGAGATGGCTGAATGCGCCCTCAGCGGCCACGCTCGAATGCGCATTGAAGCGGTGCTCCACGCCGAGCGTGAGGAGTTGCTGCGCGCGCGGCGCCACCAGGAGGCGCACTGGCGCGTGGTCGCCGCGGCGCAGCACCGCGCCATCGACGGTGTCCGGCGGGACCCACCGGAACACGCGGCCGTTGGGCGTGAATTCCTGCAAGACGTAGTCGCCGGAGCCGACACCCACCTGGCTGAAGACCACACGGTACAGCGCAACGGCAGGGTCGGTGCTGTACACGAAGACCGGATCATAGCCTAGCGAGTCCGTGCGTCGATAGAGCACTTGATCCGTGAGATAGCCCGTGCTGTCAACGCCGATGGTGGCTGCGGCGAGCGGATCATCACCGGCATCTGCGAGCACGCGCCGCTCCGCTTCGGTAAGGCCCTGCTGCAAGGGCTGGTTGCGGTGGTCCTGCTCGCTGTATCCGTTGAAGCGCAACGTGGTGCGCCCTTTTCGGATGGACTGATCGAAGCGCAGGAGCGAGCGCGCGTAGTTCTTGTCGGAGTATTGGAACTCGACGGTGATGCGGCGGTCCTTGGTGATGAGCTGGCGCGCCGTGAAGCTGAGCTCCGCGGTGTTGTAGTCGATCACGTAGTCGTTCTCCTGCCCGCGGTTCATCAGCTGCCCGTCGATGTATACGCGCTCGCTGCCGGAGAGCACGATGATCACCGAGCCGATCTCGTTGCCGCGCAGGCGATACGGGCCTTGCACGCCTTCGAGGCCCTGGATCACGTTCCGCGCGAATTTGCCTTTGCTAATGGCCGCGCTCACGCCAGTGCTCGTGCGCGCATCGCCTATCCGCCCGTTCAGGTCGTAGCTGAGGCCCTTCGCCTTCTTCAGGTAGGTGAGGAAGTGGCTCTTCGGCTTCTGCAGCACGAAATCGCCGGCGATGAGCTCCCACCGGTTGCCTGCTCCGCGATCGCTCTCCTCGAAGAGCTTGATGAAGACCTGGTCGAAGTCCTGGAGCTCCGCGGTGTTGCCGCCGGATTGGATGGGGATGTTGTTATCGGTGATGCTGGCGGCCACGCCGATCCTGTCCGTCAGGCGCCCGCCGAGCTGCAGGTTCAGCGTGGAGTTCACTGACAGGTCCTGGTTGTTGCCGAAGAGCACGCCACGTGAGATGCTGCCGCTGCGCTGCAATCCGCGCAGCCCCATGAGGTCGGCCTCCTGCTTCGGCGGCTCATAGCGGAAAGGGTCGGGCCGAGCCGGATCGCTGGTGATCCGCGCCGGATCCTTGTGCTGGAAGCGGCCGCCGAGCATCAATGGCATCGCGCGGTAGCGCGCAAGCACCGAATCAGGGGCGTTCTTCCATATCACCAGGCCCTGGTAGGGCAGCACGATGTAGCGCTCCGGCGGCACCGGCACGCTATCGGCGATCAGCGCGAGGCTCCCGGGCACCAGGCTCACGGTATCGATTCGCAGAGTGTCGCGCACCGGCTTCACCCAGCGCTCGCGCAGGTTCGATTGCGCATTGGCGCTTCCTGCCAAGAGCACGGCGATCAGCCCGCATGAAAGCAGCGAAGCAGGGCGTGCCGTGCCCGTGGTGCCGGTCGATTCATGCATGTGATCGCGGAAATGTACCGGCTGAAGGTCCTTGCTGTGCGGGCATCCTCTTCACCAAGACGCTGTTGATGGACGCCTTCAAGCGCCCCGCACCAGCGTGGAGCGCCCTGATACTTTTACCCGCCACCATCCACAATGTCGTTCCCTGGCCGCAAGGCACCCTTACTCGTTGTTCTGGGTCTGATCATCTCCTGCGGCGGCCCGGATGCGCCCCGTGAACGCAGATCACCATCGGGCAAGTATTACGGTGGCGTGTTCAGCGCCAATGAGAGCGAGGAGCTGCGCAGCCTGTTCCCGCTCAGCCTTCAGCAGGCCGCAGCGCATCGCATAGGAGCCCAGATCTACGAGGGGCTTGTGCGCATGAATCCCAAGGACCTCTCCATTGTCCCGGGCCTAGCCGAATCCTGGGCCGTTGACCCATCAGGGCTTTCCTACACCTTCACCCTGCACGAAGGCGTCCGGTTCCATGACGCGGACTGCTTCCCGGACGGGAAGGGCCGCTTGCTCAAAGCCGCGGATGTTGCCCTTTGCCTGACCCGCATCTGCACCCAGGATGCGGAGAACTTCATGTTCTGGCTCCTGCAGGACCGCGTGGTTGGTGCCAACGCCCATTACGCCAGTGGAGCTCCGGCCACGGAACCGGTGAAGGGCATCAGTGCGCCCGATGACCGCACCGTGCGCATCGATCTCACGGCGCCATGGCCCGGGATCCTGCAAGTGCTGGCGCACCAAGGCTGCTGGGTCTACCCCTCGGAAGCGTTCGAGCAATATGGAGCCGATGCTCGATGGCGGCCCGTGGGCACCGGGCCGTTCCGCGTGAAGAGCTTCGATCGGGGCAATGCGATGGTCATGGAGAGGTGGCCGCATTATTGGGGCACCGATGCTGATGGGGCAACGCTCCCCTACCTCGATGCCGTGCGATACACGTTCGAGCCTGACAAGGAGAAGGAACTCGAGGCCTTCTTGAATGGGGCACTGAGCGTGGTGTATGAGCTGCCTGTCGGCAGGACAGACGCCATGCGCCCGGACGCGGGGTACACCGTGCAGATGGCATCAGCGCTATCCATCCAGTTCTACGGGCTCAATACGCGCAGGCCTCCATTCGACGACCCGCTCGTGCGGCGTGCGTTCGCGTTGGCCATTGACCGGCAGGCGTTGGTTGACAGCGTGCTCGATGGACTTGCTCTGGTAGCCGATCACGGCGCGGTGGCTCCAGGCTTGAGCGGCTATCCGTATGAGTTGGTTCGTGGGCTCCGTTACGATCCGGTGGAGGCGCGGCGCCTTCTCGCTGAAGCGGGGTATGCGGGAGGCAAGGGACTGCCCACCGTGCATATGCAGGTGAACAACAACGGGTTCGGTTATGTGAAAGTGGCTGAGGCCGCGCAGAACATGCTCGAACGGGAATTGGGAGCGCGTGTGATCACCAGCGTGCTGCCCGCTGAGCAGCATTTCCAGCGGGTGGAGCAGGGCCAGCCATTGCTCTGGCGCGAAGGCTGGATCGTCGACCACCCCGACCCCGAGAACTTCCTCGCGCTCTTCTATGGTCGCAACGCGCCTGCCGACACCAGTGAGCCTTCATTCCTCAACAGCACGCGGCACCGGGATGCGCGGTTCGACTCGCTCTTCGCGCTTGCGGGCCAAACCTCCGAATCTTCGGAGCGGATGCGGCTGCTGGCGCTCGCCGAGGACCGGTTGATGGAGAACCTGCCATTCATCCCGCTCTACCATGAGCGGTCCGTTCGCTTGGTGCAGCCGTGGGTGAAGGATTTCCCGATCAACGGCATGGAGTACCGAGACCTCCGCACCGTGTGGATGGAACCCCACGGTGACCGCTGAGCCTCAGGCCGCGTTTCGGATCACCTCGTAGAGCAGTTGCTTGGCCACGGGTATGTAGGTCTCGATCCTCGGCAGGCTCAAGTCCGTTTCGAACGCGAAGACCGCAGGGTTCGGCAGCTGCGGCCGACGCGCGATCAGCTCGCCTTTGATCCGCTCGAAGGTGTTCGCGATGCTCATGCTGTAGCTCGTGACATAGCGCGTGCGCAGGATCGCGAGCGGGTCATCTCCGTACGGCGACCGAACCAGGGCGAGCTCGAAAG
Coding sequences:
- a CDS encoding ABC transporter substrate-binding protein gives rise to the protein MSFPGRKAPLLVVLGLIISCGGPDAPRERRSPSGKYYGGVFSANESEELRSLFPLSLQQAAAHRIGAQIYEGLVRMNPKDLSIVPGLAESWAVDPSGLSYTFTLHEGVRFHDADCFPDGKGRLLKAADVALCLTRICTQDAENFMFWLLQDRVVGANAHYASGAPATEPVKGISAPDDRTVRIDLTAPWPGILQVLAHQGCWVYPSEAFEQYGADARWRPVGTGPFRVKSFDRGNAMVMERWPHYWGTDADGATLPYLDAVRYTFEPDKEKELEAFLNGALSVVYELPVGRTDAMRPDAGYTVQMASALSIQFYGLNTRRPPFDDPLVRRAFALAIDRQALVDSVLDGLALVADHGAVAPGLSGYPYELVRGLRYDPVEARRLLAEAGYAGGKGLPTVHMQVNNNGFGYVKVAEAAQNMLERELGARVITSVLPAEQHFQRVEQGQPLLWREGWIVDHPDPENFLALFYGRNAPADTSEPSFLNSTRHRDARFDSLFALAGQTSESSERMRLLALAEDRLMENLPFIPLYHERSVRLVQPWVKDFPINGMEYRDLRTVWMEPHGDR